The Coraliomargarita sinensis genomic sequence GTTCGACAGCATTACGGTGGTCGATATCGAGCGCGAGTTCCAGACAGTGTTCGCCACGAAAAACGATATGCTTCCCGCCAGCGTGAAGCCCGAGGTGATTGAGCGGGTCCTCGGGATCGCGACCGAGCTCGCCGTGGAAGGGCGGGAGGGGCACCCCGTGGGCTGTCTCTTTACGCTCGGGAATTCGGACAAGATTTCGGAATATTCCAAGCCACTCATCCTGAATCCTTTCTACGGCTACAAGGACGAGGACCGAAATATCCTGAACCCCTTCATGGACGAGACCGTGAAAGAGCTCTCTTCCATTGACGGCGCGTTTATTATTCGTGGAGACGGAGTTTTGGTTTCCGCCGGATCCCTGCTTTACCCGCCCAATTACAACCACGAGTTGCCAGGAGGGCTTGGAAGCCGGCACGCCGCGGCCGCAGCCATCACACAGGCGGTCGATTGTCTCAGCATCGTGGTCTCCGGAAGCACTGGCCAGGTCACACTTTTCCGCAAGGGCAAGATGCTGCCTCTGATTGAGAAGGCGTTGGTGCGAAACGCCTAGGCTGATAGGGTGAAGGGATTTCGTTGTTTCGGCGGACATTCGATGTAGTTGCACGCCGGTTGTCCAATCCCCGGATTCTCTCTTCGAGCTTTTAAGAGTAGGGCGATGAAGGGAACGGAGACGGAGATAGTATACGGAAGCCCGCTTCTTTCTCGATGATCTCCGCAGCTTATTATTTTTGGCTTATATTTTCCAGAGCGTGACGGCCAGTTAAGGTCTAAAAATCAGGGCAGACAAGCGGCGCCCAGGCCGATTTTGGAGTCTGTTGCCAAGCTTTTACCCGGCTTTGCCTTTTTTGGGCGATGGCGGATCTGCCGATTGCTGGAGCAGGTCCCGACAAGATTCCCTTCACGCGTGAGGCGATCCGTTGGTTGCAGGGCAGGGGTCTGGAGTGCATTGTGCGGCTCCCGCGTGAGGAGCAGCTTCGTGGAAAACTGCGACCACTTGAGGCGGCCTATCTGGATGAGGAGGAGAATCTGGACCTGTCGCCCGGGGGGGGCTATAACCTCCCGCTTTGGGAGAATACGCTGGAAAGGTTCAACCGCTGTTTGAACAGCCTTTTCAAAGTGACGCCTCCCGGTGCGATCTTTGTCGACGAGATTACGCCTTACGACGCTTTGCAGCACTACCTCGTACAAAAAACATGCGCAGGATTTAAAGGTGAATTACCTGTCCTCATTTAGGACAGATGAAAAGATCCATTTTACTTGTTTCTTTGAGCAGAAATGAAATTACGTTTCCTACGCTTTTTGGAATGCTCACCCTGCATTGAAGAAAGGCTCGATTATTTTGTTACACCCCATCGCTTCAACAGAGATAAGTTTTACACGGGCGGACCGAGTGTCTCGCCGAACCATTGTCGCTTTGAGCAGACTTATTGGCTGCTCCAACCTATGCGCGCTCGCCTTAAAGTGCTGCATTGGTGACCGCGTCCTTGGGCGACCCTCGATTCCCCATTAATAAATCTACTCTATTCAACACCCTAGTTATATCGTATGAAAGATACCCCAGCGTCTGAACGCTTTGGTGCCTTGGCTCAAACCCATGGTCTGGCATCATTCCTCTCCACCTTGTTAATCGCCCTCGCGCTGTGCGCTCCCAATTTGGCGAGTGCCGATGCACGTAACGGCAACCCGGACCTGACGAACGGCGGGGATCAATACTCAGATCCCAGCAGGCCCGGGGACTATAGACATAATGATGAATGGTCGTGGAATCTCGGTCCGACGGGAATGTCCGGTTGGATGTATCGCGATGACTGGTTTAAAAAATACGAGGGTTGGAACACGGAGTTTGCCCGTCAGATTGAGGTGACGTCAGTGGATGCGGGCTCTCCCGCCGAAGGGATTCTTCAGGTGGGCGATGTGATTCTCGGTGCGGACGGCACGGGAGCCGAGCCGGCCGACTTCACCTACGATGCGCGCAAGGCTTTCGCTGCGGCGATCTCGGAGGCGGAGGCCAGGGATCCGGCAATACTCAAAATGAAGCGCTGGCGGGGTACTGGAGAGACCAGCACGATCCAAGCGGTCGCCGATGTTTCGGGTAGTTTGGACGGCAAGTATTTTACGCTTCATGACGGCTTGGGTACCGTAGCGGTCTGGTTTGACGTCGATAACAGCGGAACCGCTATACCGAGCGGTGCTTCGGCCGCCGACCGTGCCATTGAGATTTCGAGTGTGGTGACCGGCGATGCCGCGACTTCGGTCGCGGCAGCCATCGGGGCCGCCCTGGATTTCGACGCGGGATTTACGGCCAGCGTATCAACGGATACCGTAACGGTGGCCAGCGATACCGGTGGCGACCGTACCGATATATCAGACGGGGATACGGGATTTACTTTTGCCGTGGCCCAGCAGGGCAGTAGCTCCGTCGATACGGTCTCCATTACTCTGGAGACTCTCGGTGCTTACAGTGCGACCGCGCCCTACAACTGCCCGAAGTCGGCGGCGGTTCTTGAAAAAGGTTTGGACGCGATTATGGCGGTAGGCGCAACCGATTCGACCAAGTTTTCTCTAGTCACACTGCTTGCGGGCAATGACCCGACGAACCCGGACAATGCGGCTCGCATGACGCGGGTCCAACAGGAAATCCAGGAGCTGATCCTCACTCCGGAAGAAGTTGAATACTTCATGTCCAACGATTTTTTGATTGATAATATTGGAGGTAAAATCGCTTGGTCGCATGGCTTTAAGCTAATTGCCCTCGCTGAATATTATCTGCAGACCGGTGATTCGGCCGCTTATGATTCGATGCGTGCTTACGCGGTAGCCGCTGCGAATGGGCAAAGTATGTTTGGCACCAGCGGGCACAAGTTTACCCTGCCGGCCGAGGATGGTTCGTTGAACGGTCCTTACGGGATCGGCTATGGTGTCGTCAACAGTGCCAACATGCAGTGCTTCTATGGCCTGCTGTTGGCGCGGGAGGCGGGTGTTACCGATCAAAGGGTGCTGGATGCCATCGAACGGGCCAGCAACTTCTACGGAGCCTATGTCAACCGGGGCAGTATTCCTTATGGGGAGCATAATCCCGGTTACGGCCACGGGGAGAACGGTAAGAACGCGATCGCCGCGCTTTGCTACAAATTACAGGGGGGGCATAATGACTTTGCCAATTACTACTCGATGATGGCGGGTGCCTCGGCAACCAACATCGATTCAGGCCACTCAGGACCCTATCTAAACTATTTGTGGGCTGCTCTGGGAGCGAATGCCGGCGGGGAAGAATCCATGGCAGCCTTTTTCGAAGAACAGCGCTGGTTCTATGACTTGGCACGCAACCACGATGGAACGTTCACCTACAACAGTTACCAAAATGGCGGTCAGTTCGGTTATGGTGGCGATGATTGGAGTGCGCTAAAATTGCAGATGTACACGGCCTGTTTGCTTCCTTATGCCGCGCCCCTGCGCCAGACTTATGTGACCGGGAAAAATACCACGGACGATCCCAGCACATGGCTCACCGCGCAAGAGCTTGCTGATGTGGATAACGCAATCAGCTATGATGCGACGACCCGCACGACCAACGAGCTGCTCGATGACCTGGGTTCCGTGCACCCCTTTACCCGGGGCGATGCGGCAGCCGAGCTGGGGCTCCGTACTTCCGAGCATGCGGCGATCTTGCCCGGCCTGGAAAGCATTGCAGCTGATACGAATGCGTCCCTCCATGACAGAATGGGCGCGTGTGAGGCATTGGGCGCGATTGAGAACCAGGGCTCGCTTTCATTGTTGATCGGCTTGCTTGCTGATTCGGAGGACTTAGTAAAATATGCGGCTGCCAAAGCGATTCAGAAGTTCCCCCCGGAAGCTAAATTACCGGAAGTGGATAGCCTGATGGCGGCTTGTGTTGCGGAGGCCAAACCCCTTATGCCCGTGGATACGGAAGATCCGATCCACCTGACGCATGGGGCGATTGCAGGCATCCTATTTGGCGGTTACGAAGGAGGCATCCTCAGAAACCATGATTTGGTCGGGATTAACCGTGACCTTTTGTATCCGGCAATTCGTTCGGCTGTGAGCAACCCCCAAGGCCGGACTCGCAATTGGACAACGGATATTTATGCCAGTTTGACCAGGGAAGACGTGGAGGCATTGTCCGACGTAATTGTGTCCGGGGCCTGGGACGAAGCTCCTGCGGATCGCATGTTCTCAGGGGCGGTTCAGGTGGATAGCGTCGAAGTTCTCCACAAGTTCGGATATTCCGAGGGTGTTCCCTTGGCGAAGGAAACAATCCGAAAAGAGACACGGGATCACAAATTTATTTATGCGGCGCTTGAACTCTATGGGGCCTCATCCTTGTCGGTCATCCCCGACCCGAAGATCGTTGAGTTTTGTCAATTGAAGGTTGCGAGTGATGATTACGCCACGCAGGCGCAATCCGTGCTGGATGCGATCGCCGCAGACACCAATCCCGATGTGGTCGTTCCCTTGAAAGGCATTCATCTGATGGTGGCCGATGACGCCTCGCTTACCCTGCCTCAGGATCGTACGACCCTGCGTGCCTATGCCTACAACCATGTTGGAGCCGAACTCTCTTATGCCTGGCGCAAGGTACACGGAGCCGGTGAGGTTACCTTTCTCCGAAATGGCACGAACGCAGCCGCGTCGACCGAGGTGGTCTTTGATGGCGTCCCGGGAGAGTACCTCTTCGAGGTGACGATTTCGGATGTCTGGGGATTGACCGAGGTATCGGACACCGTTGCGGTGACTTTGAATGACACGGGCGGCTCCCTGCCCGCCAATGACCCGCCGACGGCCAACAACCAGTCGCTTGCGGTCGACGCCGGAACGCCGACGCAGATCTTGCTTACGGGGGTAGATCCTGAAGGTAATGCCTTGATTTACACGATAACGAGTGGCCCGAGCCAGGGCCGGTTGACCGGCACCGCACCCAACCTTGTCTACACGGCTGACGGTAATTATAGCGGTACTGACAGCATCACCTTTGAAGTGATGGATAGCGAGGGGCAAGTAACCACCGGCACCATCGATATCACGGTCAACACTGCGGCCGGGGTCGGTCTCGCGATTTACGAACCCTTTGATTATGCTGTAGGCACTCTGGATGGGGCGTCTGGCCTCACGGAAGTCGGCTTGGACGGAGCATGGTCGATGAGTCACCCCTACCATTTCATGGAGTCTCCGACGCTGACCTATAGCACGTTGCCCAGCACGGGCCTCAGAACCTACAGCGAGGGTGGTGACAATTTTGGGAAATCAAAAGCGAATGCGTCGCGTCCAATCGGAGCGGAGGCACTGGCCAATCGAGGTCTCATGGATGACGGGGCAACTCTTTGGTTCAGTGCCGTGATGGGCAATATCGACAGTAGCTACCAACAGAGAGTCAATCTGGCTCTTGCAAACGGCAGCTTGGATAAGGACGCGGATTACATTGTGGATGATGGAGTCGATCCGGGCACCGGAATCGGCGTGACCCTGTATGCGAATGAGATTCAGGCCGCGCAGTTTTTCGATGTTAACAATAGTACCGTCTTAAAGGGAAGTTGGGATGGTTCCATCGCCGGCGAGTTCAACAGTAACGAGCAGCGATTGGTGGTCGGTAAGATTACCTGGGGTGCCAGTTCCGACACGGTCGAAATCTATCTTCCCGTATCCGGCATGGTGCTTCCATCCGAGCCGAGCTCCACACTGATCGCAAATGTGGATCAATCCAAATTGGATACGCTGACATTCATGACTTCCTCCACCGGTAACGGCACGACCTATATCGATGAAATTCGCTTCGGCGGGACGCTGCATAGCGTGCTTCAGGGAACGGTCGACATGACGGCGGATACGACCGCACCGACGCCGAATCCGATGACCTTCGACATCGCACCGACGCCGGTCGACAGCCAATCCATCACCATGGTGGCCACACCGGCCTTCGACTTGGCCGAGGTCGAATACTACTTCACCTGCACGGCCGGTGGCGGCACTGACAGCGGTTGGCAGGACAGCAATGTCTACACCGACACCGGTCTCACTCCGGGGACGGAATACAGCTACACGGTCAAGGCCCGCGATAGGTCTCCGGCCCTGAACGAGACGGCTGCGTCCGCAGTGGCCTCTGCGACGATTTCTTTGCAGGGAACGCTTCCCAATGTGGTCGGCGTCGAGCAGTCGGCGGCTGAAAGCCTGATCACAGATTCGGATATGACGGTGGGCACGATCACGACGGCAACTGCCTACAGCCAGACCGTTCCCGCTGGACATGTCCTAACTCAAAGTCCGACCGGTCCGGCTTCGGCGGCCTACGGCACGCCGGTGGATCTGGAGATCTCCATCGGCCAGGATCCGACATTACCCACACTTGCTTCGGTCGATATCGTGGACGACCAGGGCGGGGGACCGGTTCCCTCGACCTCCACCATCATCTATACGCTGACCTTCAGCGAAGACATGGACCTGACTACGATCGAGGCGGCCGATTTCGTAAATCTGGCGGCACTGCCCATCAGTATCGGTGCGATCAGTCAACCTTCACCGGGTGTCGTGACCGTCGAAGTCAGCACCACCAGCACGGTTGACGGGTACCTGGTTTTCTCAGTGGCCAAGGGTGCCGTTATCAAGGATGCGCAGGGGCAGGATCTCAACACGAGTTCGGCCATCTCGGACGATACGAGCATCAATTATTACTACGCCGGTAACTCCGCCCCGGTTGCTAATGATCAGGCGGTCACAACGGACGAAGACGCCCCGGTGGCGGTGACGTTGAGCGTGAGTGACATTGATGGCGACCCGCTCACCTACACGGTTGTGACTGCTCCGGCTAATGGTGTCTTGAGTGGCACGGCTCCCAGTTTGACCTACACGCCGAACACGGACTACAATGGTAGCGACAGCTTCACCTTCAAGGCCAACGACGGCACGGAGGACTCGAATACCGCGACGGTCAGTATTACGGTTAACGCGTTAAACGACGCACCGGTCTTTACGACCGATCCAATTGTGGCTGCGGACGCAATTATGGATCAGACCTATTCGAATACGATTGCTGGCAGTGCGACGGATGCCGAAGGCGATGCGCTGACCTACGCGAAGGAGAGTGGTCCATCCTGGCTCAGTGTCGCGGCCGACGGCGCGCTTTCGGGTACGCCGACCAGTGCCGATGAAGGGCCAAACAGCTTCACGGTCAGCGTGAGTGACGGCATTGCGCCTCTGGTTACGGTGACCTTGAATATTGAAGTGACGGTACCGTACGTGGAAACAACTGTGGTTTACGAATCCTTCGATTACGCAGCTACCGGTGGAACACCTGAGGAAGCGGCCACTTTGGAGGGCAACTCCGGAGGCCTCGGCTTTGGCGGTTCCTGGGTGGTCGACGATGACGGCGGCGTGGCCGGTGTCGATGATCAGTCTTTCGAGGTCCTTGATCCGGGTCTAAGCCTGGGCACTTTGCCTGTGGCAGGTAATAGTGCAGGACGTATCGCTACAAGCTACCGTGGGATTGCTTATCGAGTGCTTTCGGCCGCCTCCCAAAGCGCGCTCTTGGCCGACAACAGCACAACATGGTTCAGCGTCTTGTATCAGGACGCCGGTACCGGCGACGATTTTGCCTTCGTGCTGGGCAACCAGCCGCACAAGGCAACCGGGAGTAATCCAGTATTGGAGCTTGCCGGAGATGCCTTCGGTTTTGCCGCGATCAATAGCGCGATCCATGCGGTTCGGCATGACAACAGTACCAGCCAAACTCTGTCGTCTACTTCGCTGGCCGCGAACGGCGGAACCTATCTTCTGGTGGGCAAGATAAACTGGAAGTCAGTCGGAACGGCCGACGAATTTTATCTGTTCAATGTAACGGATCCGGACGCAGCGGAGCCCGCCGAGGGCACGGCATTTGCCAGCCAGCTAGGCGACTTCGACCAGTCGACCTTCAGCCTGATCACGATGTGGGATCGTCCGAATACGTCCGGTGTCATCGACGAGATTCGTTTCGGCGAGTCCTATGCGAGTGTGGTTGGACAAGGCGGAAGCGGTGGCAACACCGTTCCGATGGCCGACGACCAATCGGTGACAACCGACGAGGGCACCACCGTGGCGGTTACCCTGACGGCTACCGATGCGGACAGTGATCCGCTGACCTACAGTGTCGTCACGGCACCCACCAACGGAACGTTGACCGGCACAGCTCCCGACCTGACTTATACACCGGATGCCGGCCACAACGGTAGCGACAGCTTCACCTTCAAGGCCAACGACGGCACCGTCGACTCGAACACCGCGACCGTCTCGATTACGGTGACCGCAGTGAACGTTGCACCGGTCGCGGATGATCAATCGGTGACAACCGATGTCGATACCGCCGTTGGCGTCACTCTGACCGCCAGTGATACCGACGGTGATGCGTTGACCTATAGTGTCGTCACGGCACCGACCAACGGCACCTTGAGTGGTACGGCACCGCATTTGAACTACACTCCAAATGCGGGTTATAGCGGTTCGGACAGCTTTACCTTCAAGGCCAACGACGGTACCGTCGACTCGAACACCGCGACCGTCTCGATTACGGTTAATCCATCGGCGAACAACGCGCCTGTAGCGGATAGCCAGTC encodes the following:
- a CDS encoding Ig-like domain-containing protein, whose amino-acid sequence is MKDTPASERFGALAQTHGLASFLSTLLIALALCAPNLASADARNGNPDLTNGGDQYSDPSRPGDYRHNDEWSWNLGPTGMSGWMYRDDWFKKYEGWNTEFARQIEVTSVDAGSPAEGILQVGDVILGADGTGAEPADFTYDARKAFAAAISEAEARDPAILKMKRWRGTGETSTIQAVADVSGSLDGKYFTLHDGLGTVAVWFDVDNSGTAIPSGASAADRAIEISSVVTGDAATSVAAAIGAALDFDAGFTASVSTDTVTVASDTGGDRTDISDGDTGFTFAVAQQGSSSVDTVSITLETLGAYSATAPYNCPKSAAVLEKGLDAIMAVGATDSTKFSLVTLLAGNDPTNPDNAARMTRVQQEIQELILTPEEVEYFMSNDFLIDNIGGKIAWSHGFKLIALAEYYLQTGDSAAYDSMRAYAVAAANGQSMFGTSGHKFTLPAEDGSLNGPYGIGYGVVNSANMQCFYGLLLAREAGVTDQRVLDAIERASNFYGAYVNRGSIPYGEHNPGYGHGENGKNAIAALCYKLQGGHNDFANYYSMMAGASATNIDSGHSGPYLNYLWAALGANAGGEESMAAFFEEQRWFYDLARNHDGTFTYNSYQNGGQFGYGGDDWSALKLQMYTACLLPYAAPLRQTYVTGKNTTDDPSTWLTAQELADVDNAISYDATTRTTNELLDDLGSVHPFTRGDAAAELGLRTSEHAAILPGLESIAADTNASLHDRMGACEALGAIENQGSLSLLIGLLADSEDLVKYAAAKAIQKFPPEAKLPEVDSLMAACVAEAKPLMPVDTEDPIHLTHGAIAGILFGGYEGGILRNHDLVGINRDLLYPAIRSAVSNPQGRTRNWTTDIYASLTREDVEALSDVIVSGAWDEAPADRMFSGAVQVDSVEVLHKFGYSEGVPLAKETIRKETRDHKFIYAALELYGASSLSVIPDPKIVEFCQLKVASDDYATQAQSVLDAIAADTNPDVVVPLKGIHLMVADDASLTLPQDRTTLRAYAYNHVGAELSYAWRKVHGAGEVTFLRNGTNAAASTEVVFDGVPGEYLFEVTISDVWGLTEVSDTVAVTLNDTGGSLPANDPPTANNQSLAVDAGTPTQILLTGVDPEGNALIYTITSGPSQGRLTGTAPNLVYTADGNYSGTDSITFEVMDSEGQVTTGTIDITVNTAAGVGLAIYEPFDYAVGTLDGASGLTEVGLDGAWSMSHPYHFMESPTLTYSTLPSTGLRTYSEGGDNFGKSKANASRPIGAEALANRGLMDDGATLWFSAVMGNIDSSYQQRVNLALANGSLDKDADYIVDDGVDPGTGIGVTLYANEIQAAQFFDVNNSTVLKGSWDGSIAGEFNSNEQRLVVGKITWGASSDTVEIYLPVSGMVLPSEPSSTLIANVDQSKLDTLTFMTSSTGNGTTYIDEIRFGGTLHSVLQGTVDMTADTTAPTPNPMTFDIAPTPVDSQSITMVATPAFDLAEVEYYFTCTAGGGTDSGWQDSNVYTDTGLTPGTEYSYTVKARDRSPALNETAASAVASATISLQGTLPNVVGVEQSAAESLITDSDMTVGTITTATAYSQTVPAGHVLTQSPTGPASAAYGTPVDLEISIGQDPTLPTLASVDIVDDQGGGPVPSTSTIIYTLTFSEDMDLTTIEAADFVNLAALPISIGAISQPSPGVVTVEVSTTSTVDGYLVFSVAKGAVIKDAQGQDLNTSSAISDDTSINYYYAGNSAPVANDQAVTTDEDAPVAVTLSVSDIDGDPLTYTVVTAPANGVLSGTAPSLTYTPNTDYNGSDSFTFKANDGTEDSNTATVSITVNALNDAPVFTTDPIVAADAIMDQTYSNTIAGSATDAEGDALTYAKESGPSWLSVAADGALSGTPTSADEGPNSFTVSVSDGIAPLVTVTLNIEVTVPYVETTVVYESFDYAATGGTPEEAATLEGNSGGLGFGGSWVVDDDGGVAGVDDQSFEVLDPGLSLGTLPVAGNSAGRIATSYRGIAYRVLSAASQSALLADNSTTWFSVLYQDAGTGDDFAFVLGNQPHKATGSNPVLELAGDAFGFAAINSAIHAVRHDNSTSQTLSSTSLAANGGTYLLVGKINWKSVGTADEFYLFNVTDPDAAEPAEGTAFASQLGDFDQSTFSLITMWDRPNTSGVIDEIRFGESYASVVGQGGSGGNTVPMADDQSVTTDEGTTVAVTLTATDADSDPLTYSVVTAPTNGTLTGTAPDLTYTPDAGHNGSDSFTFKANDGTVDSNTATVSITVTAVNVAPVADDQSVTTDVDTAVGVTLTASDTDGDALTYSVVTAPTNGTLSGTAPHLNYTPNAGYSGSDSFTFKANDGTVDSNTATVSITVNPSANNAPVADSQSVTTDEDVALGITLTASDVDGDPLTYSVVAAPTNGVLSGTAPSLTYTPNTGYNGTDSFTFKANDGTVDSNTATVSITVNSVNDAPVFTADPIAGADATKDVAYSGTLDGSATDDDGDPLTYAKVSGPAWLSVASDGTLSGTPTSSDVGTNAFIVSVTDNVVASPIEATLNITVNDSQATIFGFEAESGLLGSYFDPAVTVAPDSGPLGDSYITTNTDNSSTTTQPIVEAATVSYTVNLPAGDYDLYARIQKPSSGGDDSMYTAVAFGDADPAVDADWLLTNGHTAFAPGMTAGDWGWTIVLDTLTSPGGTVTWEIGAREDGFNIDSFAFVAAGQDVGLTASGQSTILDDAVTGGSPPVVNNAPTWAVDPVNEVDATEDAAYSATLADDASDGDSDPLTFAKVSGPAWLSVAANGDLSGTPTNADVGANSFTVSVTDNIIATPVEATLNITVLNTNDAPVANDDSATTDEDSSVGITLTASDADVGDTLTYTVVSGPANGSLSGTAPNLTYTPNGDYNGSDSFTFKANDGTVDSNTATVSITVNATNDAPVANDDSAVTNEDASVAITLTGSDIDTGDTLTYAVVAGPTNGTLSGTAPNLTYTPNGDYNGSDSFTFKANDGTVDSNIATLSITVNAVNDAPIANNDSAVTNEDTGVAITLTGSDIDSGSLSYAVVTGPSNGTLSGTAPNLTYTPNGDYNGSDSFTFKANDGALDSNTATVSITVNAVNDAPVVNDNSATTDEDSAVAVTLTASDVDTGDTLTYAVVTGPTNGTLSGTAPNLTYTPNGDYNGSDSFTFQANDGTADSNTATISVTVNAVNDAPVANDDSATTNEDVAVAITLTASDVDTGDTLTYAVVAGPTNGTLSGTAPNLTFTPNTNYNGSDSFTFQANDGTVDSNIATVSITVNGVNNAPVANDDAVATNEDTSVAVTLTATDVDTGDTLTYAVVAAPTNGILTGTAPNLTYIPNSDYDGSDSFTFKANDGTVDSNTAAVSLTVNAVNDAPVADDQQVATTEDTAVAVTLTASDVEGDVLTYTVVTAPTNGTLSGTAPDLTYTPTAGYTGSDSFTFKANDGTVDSNTATVSITVNATGVAIIHESFGYDPAVGNDLSGEGPATGTSGTWGGDSRFDLVTGSLSYGNLATSGNSTQYIGSGGGGGNIGTAISGDLANAGLLNDSAELWFSVVVNFVDNGNDEAALTLGTDQPFTTDINNSGSGIGFYADSGGYVRAAIYSGGTQPGTHDATANFNGTTQLIIGKVTWGADATTADTVTLYNPGTDLDLTGHAFSTVSAVIDQSALDTIGIWIRNNDLAGDTFDEIRFGATYADVVPTGSGTGNTAPVADDQLVTTDEDTAVAVTLTGSDADGDALTYSVVTAPSNGALSGTAPDLTYTPNAGYNGSDSFTFVANDGTVDSNTATVSITVNAVNDAPVADDQSVSTNEDSSVAVTLTASDGEGDLLTYTVVTVPTNGTLSGTAPDLTYTPDANYSGSDSFTFKANDGSVDSNTATVSLMVNAVNDAPVADDQSLATDEDTDLAVTLTASDTDGDTLTYTVVTAPSNGVLSGTAPNLTYSPNSNYNGSDSFTFKANDGAVDSNTATVSITVVAVNDAPSFSSDPLSRSDATQGEAYSDTIGGSAGDVEGDSLAYAKVSGPAWLTVAADGLLSGTPSSTDVGPNSFTVSVSDGVAPAVTATLNIDVLSLVIEDYAYAEVLVASNSVSGGITDTFTSDNIYESITETEINGKPTDRYSYLEHKWEFDVAGGNSVSFHVEAHHSANGEGDNFVFAYSTTGENGVYSDMLTVIKTSDDNTEQTFTLPVGTSGVVHVRVRDADQSAGNRTFDTLNIDQMYILSQP